A DNA window from Macadamia integrifolia cultivar HAES 741 chromosome 4, SCU_Mint_v3, whole genome shotgun sequence contains the following coding sequences:
- the LOC122075585 gene encoding CBBY-like protein, which translates to MASATSTLVSPSSLFDSTIRSGSRCSVSPASAFASLTNKKPVSYLRLHERSFPCSLRGTGIGAGSITTPRRGLRGVTCSASSSLPSALLFDCDGVLVDTEKDGHRVSFNDTFAERELGVVWDVDLYGELLKIGGGKERMTTYFNKTGWPEKAPKSEEERKEFIASLHKRKTELFMALIEKKLLPLRPGVAKLVDQALTNGVKVAVCSTSNEKAVSAVVSCLLGPHRAEKIDIFAGDVVHRKKPDPAIYQLAATTLGVEPSSCVVVEDSAIGLAAAKAAGMKCIVTKSGYTADEDFLNADAVFDCIGDPPEERFDLTFCGSLLEKQYVS; encoded by the exons ATGGCTTCTGCAACTTCGACACTagtctctccttcttctctcttcgATTCGACTATTCGTAGCGGGTCGAGATGCTCTGTATCTCCTGCGTCTGCTTTTGCATCTCTGACGAACAAGAAACCAGTTTCTTATCTTCGCCTCCATGAGAGGAGCTTTCCTTGTTCCCTGAGAGGAACAGGTATAGGCGCAGGAAGTATAACGACACCTCGGAGAGGACTTAGGGGCGTGACCTGTTCTGCATCGTCTTCTCTTCCGTCGGCTCTCCTCTTTGATTGTGATGGAGTGCTCGTCGATACGGAGAAGGATGGTCACCGTGTTTCTTTCAATGACACTTTCGCTGAA AGGGAATTGGGTGTTGTCTGGGATGTTGATTTGTATGGCGAATTGCTCAAAATTGGAGGCGGAAAAGAGAG gaTGACAACCTACTTTAACAAGACGGGTTGGCCAGAAAAAGCTCcaaagagtgaagaagaaagaaaagaatttatTGCTTCACTGCACAAGAGGAAGACGGAATTATTTATGGCTCTTATTGAGAAGAAGTTGCTTCCCCTTCGGCCTGGAGTTGCAAA GTTAGTTGACCAAGCTTTGACAAATGGGGTCAAAGTTGCTGTATGCAGTACTTCAAATGAGAAGGCG GTCTCTGCTGTCGTTTCCTGCTTGTTGGGTCCTCATCGGGCAGAGAAGATTGATATATTTGCAGGAGATGTGGTTCATCGGAAGAAGCCTGATCCA GCAATCTACCAATTAGCAGCCACTACACTGGGTGTGGAACCATCAAG TTGTGTTGTGGTAGAGGACAGTGCCATAGGTCTTGCAGCTGCCAAAGCTGCTGGAATGAAGTGCATAGTAACAAAGAGCGG TTATACAGCTGATGAGGACTTCTTGAATGCGGATGCTGTCTTCGATTGCATTGGGGATCCTCCTGAGGAGCGTTTTGACTTGACATTCTGTGGAAGCTTGCTAGAGAAGCAGTATGTGAGCTAG